Genomic segment of Pseudorca crassidens isolate mPseCra1 chromosome 10, mPseCra1.hap1, whole genome shotgun sequence:
TCACCATTCCACTGCCTTAACCCcctcaaaatattaagaatattttcaCAATCCCCCTAATATCTTATACACTACCTGTTCGTGCTTTGTACCTAGGAAAGATACATGCTAAGTGTACTGTTAGCACCCTCTCCATGTGGGCCACACATTAAAATTATGACTCAGAAAACTGATAATTGAGCTCTTGCAAAGAATTACtctcaaaaataacaaaaaaaccattGAAATCagtatgtattttacacttataaCACAACTCAGTTAGGACGAGCCACATTTCAAGGTTTCAACAGCCACATGTGCTTGGTGGCTACTGGATGAGACAGTGCAGTTCTGGTTCTGCTACAAGGAGGGGGAAACTCTACCTGCCTGGGTCCTTGAATGTCTGAGTGGAGCCTAGCTCCCTGAGGACCCCTGGGGGACAGTAACATGAGCAAGCAAtaaacattgtttatttgagttttgcTCCTTGCAACAGCTCTTAATTACTTACCCTGACTAGACTCCCCAAGAAGCTGAGAGACATTGAATTATAAACTATAAGAAGCTaagcagagagaccagttaggatCCCATTAcagtgcaactttttttttttaattaatttattttggttgcaccaggtcttagttgtggcaggcgggctccttagttgtggcatgcaaattcttagtagtggcatgcatgtgggatctagttgcttgaccagggattgaacccctgtcccctgcattggaaggcggattcttaaccactgtgccaccagggaagtccccctttacAGTGCAACTTTAAACATGACTCTGGAGttagggaggaggaagaggatatGAGACAACTGATGAGGGATTTGTCCTTCGTTGGATGAGAGGAGTGAGTGACAGAGAGAAATCTAGGTTTTTCGCTCAGATGAACAGGTGATATCATTTGAGTCGATAAAAAAGGCAGTAGAGAAGCTAGTTTGGGAATGGAGCTCATGACTTTAGTTTTGTCTGTTGACTTTGAGGTGTCTCTGGACAACTGGTTCAAAGGTTACCTCAATATTGActgtctgctatgtgccaggtcaGGTGCTGATGGGCTGGCTCTCAAGGGACCACCAACTGGTTAAAAGAAAGAGCTCCTATCGTATGTAAGAGTAGTGATAAGTGATACCCACAGTGCTTTTGGAGCCCAGAAGAGAGAGACTTAATTTGGGATTGCTGGAGTGATAGGTCCAGGAAGGCTCTTTAAAGGAGATGATACCTACGTGGAGAGAATGGGTAGAGCAGTGGGGGTAGGGCAGAGTGCGGAGGGCAGGTGTCCTAggccatttgggctgctataacaaaatatcacatattTTGGGTGGCTTATatgcaagagaaatttatttcttacagttctggaagtctgaggtcaaggtgccagcatgatTGAGTGAGGACTCTCTTCTGGGTCCAGgattctcattgtgtcctcacctggcagaaggggagagggagctctctggagccttGTTAATAAGGGCGCTAATCTcattcatgacctaatcacctcccaatgATCCTGCCTCTCAGTCCCATCACTTTTGGGGTTAGGactcaacataggaattttggggggacacagacaCTCAGACCATACCAGCAGGGTATGAATAGAGGAGCAGGAAGGGAGAAGGTGGTAAAGGTATACAGGTAGAGCAGACCGCATGACACAGGCACGGAGGTCAAGAACAGCGTGGCAGTCAAGAGTGCAGGGTGAAACATCAAGGCGGAAGCAGCATGAGATAAAGCAGGAGCACGTCCAGGGCCAGGTTACAGAGGGTGTCTTTTGTCATGTCTGATTTTGTGCCATAGATAGATGTTGGAGGATAGATCAGCAGCAACGACAGACAGGAAGCTGTCCCAATAGCAGGAGGGAAATGAGAAAAGATGAAGTCCTGAACCTGGGCAGGGAGGGCGTTGATTTGAGAATTTTCAGGAAGTGAAACAATGAGGTTGGGGATTTGTGGGTGTTgggagtgagagagaggaagagggaagagtcaGGAATGCCTCGCAGATTTCTAGCAGAGATGATGGGGTGAATGATGGTGCTAACTGGGGCAAATGAAGGGAGAATAAAAGCACCCCACATCAGGGGAGAAGAGGCTTGGAAAGCAACTGCCTCTTCCCACCCTCAAAATTCCCAGGAGTATAGTCTAGTGGGAAATCACGGTTCAGGACTGTGGATGTATATGTCCTTTTCTTGCTCTCCGTCCCAAAGGAAAAACACAGTTTTATTTTCACCACTACCATTCAAGGAAGAGTGAGAAATGAACAGCAGGGAGAGGTTTTAAAGCACAGACTGTGAGAAACTGTCAGTGGCAGCTGCCTGTGAATCTCTTGTGTGGAAACCATGATGGGAGTTGGTCATGAGACTCAAGGTCTCAGGGCACAAGAACACTGGAAGGAGCGGGGCTGGAGAAGATGACCCCTGGGTTtggaattggaaaagaagcagagaaaagccaTGGCCCTCTGGGTACGGCTGGAGTTTCGAGAATAAAATATTGCAGAAGATGGTCTTTCGACAAGCAGGGAGCCTGTGGGTCCAGCCTGAGAGTTCTCAGGGGCACCCAGAAGTAGGGCAAGTAGGACACGCTGGGCCGTGATTGGGGAAAATGGTTATGACTTGAAACTTGAAACTACTCTGGAATTGAATAtggttcagtttttattttacttgggCTGAACTTTTCTCATGCTTGAAGTTTGTTTTGCCCCGGTGGCTCTTTTCTGTGTCCTGGGGTGCACAGAATCAGAGGCCGAGGGCAGGAGAGGTTGTCCTAGGGGTATGACCTGAGCAAGAGAGAAATGTTCCTTTCTAGATCTCTGGTTGACATTAATCTTCAAAAGCAGACTGAGCTTGGGGAGACACTGCCATTCTAGTCTGAAAACAATGTCTCCTCCCAGAACTTCCTCGTTCCTGTCAAACCTCAGGTCATACCTTCGGGAGGATTTTTTCTTCCCCCCATATGATCTTTAAAAATGACATGTCATTTTCCCAgggccattatttttatttgcttaatttgCTCCAGAGTGCGCGTGTCCACAGCATTGGATAATAGTATGCGGGCCTCCATCTTGTATTGTTTTGAATAACATTGAGAACTTGGACTTGGGGTGGGTGGAGGTTGTTGCTACTCAAAGGCATGCTTTGTTTTGCTCTATTGATAAATTTGCACACCCTTCCAAATATGAAAGAGCTGAGCTCAtggaagtccttttttttttttttttttttttttttttgcggtacgcgggcgtctcactgttgtggcctctcccgttgcggagcacaggctccgcacgcgcaggcccagtggccatggctcacgggcccagccgctccgcggcatgtgggatcttcccggaccggggcaccaacccgtgtcccctgcatcggcaggcggactctcaaccactgcgccaccaggaaagccctcggAAGTCCTtttaatgagaaaacaaataaggaaacgaATTTTCTTCCCAAACTTTATTATTATCAATTGTTTTTATTACAAGAGTTTAACAGAGCAGAGTTAGACCTGCCGTCTCTCTTGTGAAACCTGAACAATTTGCAAAGTTACGGTAATAAATATGAAACTAGGTTTAGTCTTTCTTTTCAGCCATGTCATGCACTCCTAAGAGACAATGAGAAGAAAATCTTGTAGCCATATGCAGTACAAACTCAGAAATTTTCACCTGCTATTTAATCCTATCTAGGATTTCCCTAGGCAGTACAGATACTCATATATTTCACCTTTCTCTAAAGACTAAGAAACATAAATAGATCCATAAATAGCTCATATAAATATAGgttttaccttttaaataataaaattcccaAGTCTGGAATCttgtcttaaaaaaatacaaaataaggcaTGTAATTCATTAAAATGGAATCTCATGCCCCAAAGTTATCTTGGGgcctattaaatacataaataacttaAAGCCCTtagaaaagcaaacaagaagcAAATTGGTACTCAGTCTAAAACTTCCTTCTtggggaaagggaaaaatggtTCAGATTCCATCTATAAACCAGTGTTCCCTCTGAAGTTTCCACTGGATGAACTAAGAACCCTGGTGATTTGTGTCAGAAATGGGGCTGGGTCTAATCCCCAGAAAGCCTAACTGATTTGGGGAGTGGGGGTCAGACCGGAAGCTCTTAAGCCATGTGGTGGACAATGGGGGTGACACAGGTGCAGCCCACGGCCACCAGCATCTTCTCCAGCCGGAAGGAGTGGGGGCAGTGCTGAGGCTCCCTTCGCAGGACCAGGATCTCTTGCTGGATGGGGACGGAGTTCATGTGATGGTCCACCTTCCCTTCAGCATTGACACAGCCCAAGTGGCTGCACTTGGCCTCCCAGATCACAGAGGGGTACCTCTCAGAGTCCTCATTGCGGCTGCAAGGGAGACAAAAGCCAGGAAGAAAGTGAATTCCTGGTAGAGCAGGAAGGAAATCAAACAGGAATAAACAGAGGGAGACAAATTCACAGGGGAGCAAATGATAGGCATTGTGAATTCTCTAAATGCTGTTAGTCTGAAAAAGAAGTAGTTTGGGGAAAACTTGTGTTTCGAAGCCCATGAAGTGttatagaaaaaaagacaatgattAGTTTTCCCCAATTTCCGGCATACACAAAAGAAGATAgactgaaaccacagaaaggaTTTAAATTTGACACAAAGGTTAATTTCTTTAGGGTACATTTGATAGATGAAAAAAGACTAAAGGACTAGTATAGAAACAAGATAACTGTTAATCTGACTTAATGAAGTCTGTCTTTGAAGCAGAGAATGCACTCAAATTTTATCTGACAGCACACTGATGGAACAGAGCCCATGGCTGATGTGAAGGGCTGCAAACAAGATCTTAAGCCCCTTTAtaaccttctctctcccctccagctGCTTCGacttctgaattcatttatttgaacTATTCTTAGTAAGTAGAAGTAAGAAGACGAGAAACCCTACAGTCAGGTGAATCTGTAGGCTCCATACAACTGAGGATTACTTGCTTTACtaaaatcaaattatcaaaatacATTTTGTACTTAATCCATCTAAATACTAGATGTACTAAGGACACAGCAAATATTGGTCTGTTGGGGATGTTGTCTAAATCAAAAAAGGGTGGAAATACCCAGCATGATACTTCTTCCACTGGTATTCAAGCTATATTTTCCCAGTGTTAATACAaccaaaaaagcacaaaaatccCAGTTAATTAATAGTTATTTTCAACAAATCTTCTCTGGGAGCTCTGGTAAAGAGAATTCAAGCACTAATCTCCTACAATAaatgtctatttctttttaaaataaataaacaacagacTTGGGGTGTCGTAAATATGAGAATGATGACCGCCGTTCATTTGGACGGATTTCTGGGGCAATGAGAACTAGTAGAATAGGTGTtatgggggctggggagagctGTGCTCTATCAAAGAAATCTGTAGAATGAAAGCTTGAGAATCATGAGTTTACACAATGGCCCTTCCAGTTTTGACGGATGATTCTGAGTAATACCATTCTCAAGGTGATTTAACTGGCAGTCTGATACATACAGGGTAGAAGAATACAGAGAGTTTATCTGGGACTTTTACGTACTGGAGAGTCCAAGGTGAGGTGGAGCGTTTGTAGTAATCGGAGGGTCTTCTGGAATTCACGTTCCGGTTAAGGATGTTTAGGTTGAGCCTCACATACTGGGGGAAGTTCTTGTCCTCAACATGCGGGCAGCCTGGACTTTGTGGGATTATGATTCCTGCCTTCACAAGAGCCGCCAgactcagcagcagcagcagtgactGGAACtaggtgggaaaggaaagagaggtGGGAAACTGGGTTAGTGCTACATGGGTTTTGTCAACAAAGTGTGGTGATGATGGAATTGCTGATAGTGGAGAACATGCTATGGACAAGGACAATCTATACGAAATTTTCAGGTCTGTTAAATGAAAAGCTGGTTAGATGAACAAAATAATATTAGGATGGCATTTCTACCAGtcttgaacatttttcttttctaacttaGAAAAACCACATTATTCATCGGCTGGCAGTAATTTTAGTGAAGATGGCAAGTCATCAACCTGTCAGTACATGCATCACTCTCAGGTCATTGGGATGGTAATGACCTTGATTTTCTAGGAAGAAATGTCCTCCTGCACCATCGATCCCGCCCCGTGCATTCTGTGAAACCCTATGTGAAATCAAATGTACACCTTAGAAATAAAGGGCTGTAGAAAATCCATGTGGTATCAGTTAAAAATTCTGTTGGTACCACTGGCAAACATCCAACCCAAAATGGACCCCCCCTTATGTTTTTCTTAGGTATATTTCCCAGGTTTTCTAAATTTACATATACTGATTGGGTAATCAAATTGGGTTTCAAAAAAGACGttttaacttaaatattttaaaaacataaagacCATTTACTCTAAACCACACATATACCATCTATACATCTATGTCTAGTTAGAATACATAGGGTTAGCGTACCAAGACTATAGTATAATAACAGGACAATGGAAAGAAAAGTCACTGCCACAACTTATTAAATCCTCAAGGATAGTGACCCATCTCATTTTGGactgaagaaaaatggaagaattatATTGAATCCCTTGTACTCAGAGAAACAGATTTTCAATAAGCGTTCTTTCTTAGAGCACAGCATCGTGTGACACTTCTTGTGTGGTTTAGCCCCCAGTATAGCTATCTTTCAGTTTTAATCTCACCTTTCAAACTGATGTGTACCAGTTCTTGAAAATGCTATACAATGACAAGTATCTATCAAGGGTTTCATTTCCCATCCTACGTAGACAGTATTCTTGGATTTCCATAGCTAGAATCCAGGATTTCATGCCTGCAGTCCAGAAATACTATCTGGCCCAAATCGACGAGAGCATTGCACGTTAGTGCGGGACTCACCACGGATGAAGTTCTCACACGAGCCATGGTAGTTTCTCCCAGTTCACTGTAAGTGGATGAGCTTGTGCTTGCTGCGAGATGGACAAAGTGTAGCGCtaccttctctctttttataGGGCTTTTCTCCTTCTGTGGTCACTTACGTTGGCGTGTAGGAGTGAGTTCAGGGGTGACACCATTTTGGTTAAAAGTTCCATCCCCGAATGAGGTCAGAGTAAAACCTCCCCTTCGTGACGGGCAATAATCTGCTTCTGGAGGAAAATGGGAAGGACAGAAATTTATGCTTCTAAAGACTATGTCTTCTCTTCATTCTTCAAGGAACTATGACTTGTCAGAAGCTGAGTGGAAACAcagaaatcatttatttatgaGCGTGCGTGAAACTGCCGTAAGAGATATCTTCTATTTTAATGGCTCGTGGGGAAATAAAAGTTTGACCTCACATTCAAGTCTTCTTTGGTCATATGCCTTGATTTCCCATTTGATAACTCCTTTCCTCACCAGATTCCCTAGCCAGATGTGGTGGAGACCGTTCCAGAAACTACCCATGGTCTcaccatataaacaaacaaaaaatggatacATAATTTCATGATGACAGGACATATTATTTCATCGATTTAATGCCTGCTTTGTTGAATGTCTACTCTGCTTGAGGAACAAATAACTAGGTTCAAGAGACATGAGATTTACTATCAAAGGCACGTCTAACACTGCATGTTACCAAGCAACTTGTTAACTCACGCAATTCCTCAGGAGGAAGAAGGAGTGGGGAAATGTAACCGGACAAAGAGAGGAATGAAAATGGAGGTAGAGACTGCAGGAAGGTGGGGGTAGAGAAAAGGAGGGCAGGCAAGAACAGACAATGATAAcaagaaaggaggagaggaaagggggataagaagggaagagagataggacttccctggtggtccagtggttaagactttgccttcaaggcaggagatgtgggtttgatccttggtcggggagataagatcccacacgcctctgggccaaaaaaaacaaaacataaaacagaagcaatattgtaacaaattcaataaaaactttaaaaatggtccacatcaaaaaaaaaaatcgttgaaaaaaaaaaagaaggaaagacagaaggagctggttcctcctttttctctccacTTTCTAAGTGAGGTGAGCTTCGATTTCAGGTCCTTGAGGACGGCTCCTCCTCGGAAACATTGAGGCCTATCCCAAGGTTGATAAAATGAGGGctcagcaggcttccctggtggcgcagtggttgggagtccgcctgccgatgcaggggacacgggttcatgccccggtctgggaagatcccacatgccgcggagcaactaagcccgtgagccatggctgctgggcttgtgcgtccgaagcctgtgctctgcagcgggagaggccacggcagtgagaggtccgtgtactgcagaaaaaaaaaaaaaaaaaagaggggtcaGTGGATGCAGACATGGCTGGTGACGTGTCACCCTGTCTCTGCCCGTTCTCCACAGTGAGGTGTTTTCTTGGGTAGACAGACCCTGACTGATCAGTGAGGAAGGCCATGAGCAGCTGAAATCTCAGTGGCGATGGTAGATGGATGACCTTGGTAGGCGAAGCAGATACAGATGGAAGAGGAAGTGGGATGCAGTTTCTCCTGATCTCCTTGGTTCTGGTGTTGACCTCACCACGTACCTTGGAGACATGGAGTCATCGTGAGCTCCCCGTCCCTCCTCCACATGTGATCACGTAGCCATCTTAGCAGCATCTGTGTCTCTCACATCTATTTCCTATTCCCAGACCTACTGCCATTCCTCTAACTCATTGCTCACCCACTtggactgttttgtttttgttttttagttgaagtatagttgacttacaatgttgttttaatttctgttgtacagcaaagcaattgttatacatatatacacattcttttttatattcttttccattatggtttatcataggatactgaatatagatatagttccctgtgctatacagtaggaccttgttgtttatccattctctatataatggtttgcatctgctaatcccaaactcccaattcatccttcCCCAACccgctcccccttggcaactacaagtctgttctctatgtctgtgagtctgtttcttttccgTAGATGGGTTCCTTTGTGTACTAGGACTGTTTTAATAACCACATTTGCTCTTCCCAATTGTTGCCTTCCACCCGCCTTCAACATTCCTGCAATAATGATCCTCAAAGCATGGCTCTGATTGTGCCTTTTCTTGTATCGTTCACTTGCATTCAGAACAAAATGCAGACCCCTTagcatttaaattattatttgacTTAGTATCTGAAATCTTCAACCTTTACAGCTTTACCTGCCACCACGCTCCATGACCTGGGCTCATGGGGTCCTGATTATTCTCCTTCCACAGACGGTCCCCAACTTACAATGGCTTGACTTACAATTTTTCAGATTTGCGACGGTGCAAACGTGATATACATTCAGTTGAAGCTGTACttcagattttgaattttgatcttttctcagGCTGGTGCTATGTGGTATGATCTtctctcatgaggctgcagtGGCTGTGAGCCATGCAATCATGAGGGTGAACAACCGATATATTTACCAACATCTGTACCCAGACACcaattctatttttcactttcagtacattaTTCAGTAAATGACATGAGATATTCAatgctttattataaaataagctttgtgttagacgattttgcccaactgtaggctaagaTAAATGTTCTGGGCACATTTGAGGTAGACTAGGCTAAGCCGTGATGCTTGGTAGGTtaaggtgtattaaatgcatttacaTCATGATGTTTTGAATTTATTGGGTTTGTCGGAATGTAATCCCATcttaagtcaaggaagatctgtaatgCCTGCATGCCTTTTGTTAGGTACTGTCTCCGAAATGCCCTTTCCCATCCTCAGTTTATATCAAAACGTGCCTTGTCCTTCCAGCTCCGGTTCAAATGTGTCTTCTAAGTCTGGAGGTCCCTCCTGATCATTTAGCTGAAATGAGCAGCTCCCATAACACATAGCTTATACCTGCCTCTCTAGTAACTTTTGCTTCATTTTGTACTGTGTTTTATTTGGCTGGAAAAAGTATGTCTAAGACATATGTTTATTTCCAATTTTAGATTTTACTGTTACCCTTCAAGGCCAGCGTGTTATTCATCTTCGTAACTCCCTTGGTGCTTCCTGTGCGGCTTTATACAGCATCGGTCTTCACAGAGTGCTTCTGTGTTGCTGGTTTTTCTCTGGGACACAGCTGTCCATGCATGTTTCTATCATATTGCATGTCATTTGTTTATGTATCTGATTTTCCTGCTAGACTGTGAAGCTACCTGGAGACAGTTATTATTAGTCTTTGTATCATCTAACACAGTGTCTAGGAAATAGGAAGTGCTCAACATTTTGACTGAATTAAAGTACAAATAATGTTATTTGGGTGGGTTGGAATCTTGAATATTCCTTTTGGGACCCAATTGCATGCCAGTGACCGTACTGAGCTAACACCTTGACTCTCCAGCTGATCGTTTTGAAGGTAGTGTGACAAGGTTGTGGCCTGTTCTGGACCATCCTTAAGTAGAAGATTTCTTGCTTGTTGCTGTCTGGTAAGGATGAGGTCAAGGTGAATGTGTTTGCTGGCCAAAGGGTCAAAGCTGATTCTAGTTGTCCTGCCTATGCCCGCCTCCTGTGCCAGTGAAATACACCCTGTGTGCTGTCCTTTGAAATACCAACCCTAGCTTTGAAATAAGGATGGGAAACAAGGTGGGTTTTCACAAAAGTGTAAAACTGGCCATTTTGAGGTGGTGGTTGGAGCTCAGTGTGCCCAGTCTTGAGTAGGACTGGTTTCTCAGATACACTCTTGAGCTGGAGGAACAGTCAGAAGCACAAAGATGGTGTGCAGAGCAAGGAGGGTATTTGTCTGCAGAGGCAGCTGGTTCAGGTTTGGACCGCAGTCTGTTCAGATAGAAGGAATGCTGGACTGGAAATTAGGTGCCCAGAACACTAGAGGAGAGGACACTTTTATTTTCACTGTGGTTCTGCCATTAACTACCCATGCCCTTAGGTATTTCACATCCTTGAGGCTCAGTTTCCCTCTCGATAAAATGAGTTTTTGCACCAGGTAATCTTTGATTATCTGAGTTTTCGGAGAAAGAAAATAGTGAAAGAACAAATAGGGACAGTAAATTAGGGGTGATGATTTTGCTTAGCGATTTTCCCCAGTTTATCAGTCTTGCTTCTTGGAGGACTTGGGAAACAGATATTCACAAAGTAACGGGGAACTGCATCCTGGGAGTTGGGAGCTGGGAGCTCGGTGAGGTGAGCAGAGGAGGAGcagtggaggctgggaagtcttcCTGGGAGCCAAGCATTCATCTGCTCCTAGTGAAGTGTCTGTGGGCTTCTTGATTTAGGGAAATGATCTTCAAGGCTCCTTGACTTCATTAGGTCATCAAACAGCATCCCCTTGTACTTACAGTAGAGAACAATGTGGGAGATAGAAGAACATATATCCCTTAAATTAAGActgtcattaaaaaattaaataaatagtgcTTGCTTCATATACTAaatacatatactaaaattggaatgatacagagaagattagcatggcccctgcgcaaggatgacacgcaaattcgtgaagcgttccatattttttttaattaaaaaaaaaaaaaaagtaaataagttaaGTAAAAAAAACTTCTTGCTTAGGTGGTGGGGTTACCATCGAGACACTATTGTCTTTTCTACTCTAcagccttaaaaaacaaacaatggtcTCAGTAGAGGAGGAGGCCCTGTGCCACCGTTAATGACttatgtacagtaagtcccctacatacgaaccttcaaggtGCAAACTTTCAGAGATGTGAACGTGcgttccatcaacgtcaggcgtgagtaaaattgcagcttgccctctgtctcctattgctgacaatccttcagctctaccatctcccacctcctttccctcctctagTCAGTAACTctttcttcttgcctgttcactcgatgccagcgcCTGTATGCCAGCAGTTgtgctgtactactgtacttttcaaggtgctgtacagtaagattaaaaatgttttctttattttttgtgtttgttttttaatgtattatttgtgtgaaaagtattataaacctattacagtacagtactatatagctgattgtgttagctgggtacgtaggctaactttgttggacttaagaacaaactggacttaaaatgcgctctcggaatggaactcgttcatatgcaGGGGACTTATTGTATATTATAGTTTAAAGACAATGGCTACTCAAAGAAATGGGTATCATTTTATCTCATGCTGTGTACATCACAAGGAAAACTCCTTTTCTCTTGATTTTGATTTAATATAGAGAAGGTAATGAGTAGCTGCAGAgaatccttttgggtttttaatcTGGGGGCTGATATTTTGAAAATGGGCCAACGGACAAGAAGCAATGTCAGATAATAGGAAGACATGGTTTTGAGAGAGGAGAACGTTTGCAACAGAGAGTCATCTGGAGGACCTTGGGGCATTGATAAAATCAGGATTTAGCTGATATCCAGATTTAGATCT
This window contains:
- the IL17A gene encoding interleukin-17A isoform X2; its protein translation is MARVRTSSVSLLLLLSLAALVKAGIIIPQSPGCPHVEDKNFPQYVRLNLNILNRNVNSRRPSDYYKRSTSPWTLHRNEDSERYPSVIWEAKCSHLGCVNAEGKVDHHMNSVPIQQEILVLRREPQHCPHSFRLEKMLVAVGCTCVTPIVHHMA
- the IL17A gene encoding interleukin-17A isoform X1, encoding MARVRTSSVFQSLLLLLSLAALVKAGIIIPQSPGCPHVEDKNFPQYVRLNLNILNRNVNSRRPSDYYKRSTSPWTLHRNEDSERYPSVIWEAKCSHLGCVNAEGKVDHHMNSVPIQQEILVLRREPQHCPHSFRLEKMLVAVGCTCVTPIVHHMA